Proteins encoded by one window of Salicibibacter halophilus:
- the dhaK gene encoding dihydroxyacetone kinase subunit DhaK: MKKLMNDPERIVSSFLDGLVAANGTLIQRLEGTDVIVRRSSPPQKVGLVSGGGSGHEPAHAGYVGKGMLDAAVAGEVFTSPGADQFFAAIQAADQGEGVLLLIKNYNGDVMNGEMAQEMAEAEGIKTEMVIINDDVAVNDPDQRRGIAGTVLVQKITGALAETGASLQDAKRIAEKTVSRVRSMSVALTPCTLPAVAQPSFDLAEDEMEVGIGIHGERGMDRREVASSEKTAQLLLESVLKEIPSAAPLALLINGMGSTPLMEQHVFANDVIKQLDRDIQHTYVGDYMTSLDMAGVSLTLLAVDDELSSYLQAPVHTVQWTQC; encoded by the coding sequence ATGAAAAAATTAATGAATGATCCGGAAAGAATTGTTTCCTCTTTTCTGGATGGTCTCGTCGCGGCAAACGGTACCTTGATTCAACGTCTGGAAGGGACGGATGTCATTGTTCGTCGCTCGAGCCCTCCGCAAAAAGTCGGCCTCGTCAGCGGAGGGGGAAGCGGCCATGAACCCGCGCACGCAGGTTACGTCGGGAAAGGAATGCTCGATGCCGCTGTGGCTGGCGAGGTGTTCACGTCACCGGGAGCAGATCAGTTTTTCGCGGCTATTCAAGCAGCTGATCAAGGAGAAGGCGTATTGTTGCTTATAAAAAATTACAATGGAGACGTAATGAACGGGGAAATGGCACAAGAAATGGCTGAAGCAGAAGGGATCAAAACAGAGATGGTCATCATTAATGATGATGTTGCCGTTAATGATCCCGATCAACGGCGCGGCATTGCCGGAACGGTGCTCGTTCAAAAAATTACGGGTGCGCTCGCGGAAACCGGGGCGTCCTTGCAAGACGCCAAGCGCATTGCCGAAAAGACGGTAAGCCGCGTGCGGAGCATGAGTGTTGCCCTTACGCCCTGCACATTGCCGGCGGTTGCTCAGCCGAGTTTTGACCTTGCCGAAGATGAAATGGAAGTAGGGATTGGGATTCACGGAGAACGGGGCATGGATCGTCGGGAAGTGGCGAGCTCCGAAAAAACAGCGCAACTTTTACTGGAATCTGTTTTAAAAGAAATCCCTTCGGCAGCGCCGTTGGCACTTTTGATCAACGGCATGGGCAGTACGCCGCTTATGGAGCAGCATGTGTTTGCCAATGACGTGATCAAGCAATTGGATCGGGATATCCAACACACTTATGTCGGTGATTATATGACAAGTCTTGATATGGCAGGGGTGTCCCTAACCCTGCTGGCCGTTGATGATGAATTATCGTCATATTTGCAGGCACCGGTACACACCGTTCAATGGACGCAATGTTAG
- the dhaL gene encoding dihydroxyacetone kinase subunit DhaL produces the protein MNNEQAAQWMRQTAKMLAEHKDELSKLDQAVGDGDHGVNMERGFRAVMEGLDEWQDLALSQLMQKIGSTLVSNVGGASGPLYGTAFMRLGSAWKEVDHVDGPAWVSGMAKAVEGIAQRGKTQAGEGTLLDVWSPVAAMFDENEPDWKKIEDTAKKGMKETENMVVKKGRGALLGEETVGHVDPGAVSSFYLFQALANTMNEGGG, from the coding sequence ATGAATAACGAACAGGCAGCGCAGTGGATGCGGCAAACAGCAAAAATGCTGGCAGAACATAAAGATGAGTTATCCAAGCTGGATCAAGCCGTGGGGGACGGTGATCATGGTGTAAATATGGAACGAGGATTCCGTGCAGTTATGGAAGGGTTGGATGAATGGCAGGATTTAGCCCTGTCCCAACTGATGCAAAAAATCGGAAGTACGCTCGTTTCGAACGTTGGCGGTGCTTCCGGCCCATTGTACGGGACCGCTTTTATGCGCCTGGGATCGGCCTGGAAAGAGGTGGATCACGTAGATGGTCCCGCGTGGGTGTCTGGGATGGCAAAAGCAGTGGAAGGCATCGCACAAAGGGGAAAAACGCAGGCTGGAGAAGGGACGCTGTTGGATGTTTGGTCTCCGGTGGCAGCAATGTTTGATGAAAATGAACCGGATTGGAAGAAAATCGAGGACACTGCGAAAAAAGGGATGAAAGAAACCGAGAACATGGTCGTAAAGAAAGGGCGGGGAGCACTGCTCGGCGAGGAAACGGTGGGACATGTCGACCCTGGAGCAGTATCCAGTTTTTATTTGTTTCAAGCACTGGCGAATACGATGAATGAGGGGGGAGGATGA
- a CDS encoding hydroxymethylglutaryl-CoA lyase — protein MIHLCEVGARDGLQNEKKHVATEDKVALIEQLMDAGVKKFETASFVNPKVVPQMADAEAVMAALPDRDDITYAGLVLSRSGLERALATKVDRLHITAATSDTFNQKNVRRTVSESVEELSDVVEDASAAGRPSAAILSTVFGCPYEGEVARDRVFRAAEAFLGAGVQEIVLADTTGMANPVQVKETVTEFKKYFGDEVPLGLHFHNTRGLGLANVAAGYEAGVRMFDAALGGLGGCPFAPNAVGNVASEDMIHMFQEMEIETGIDLEVMLSTSKWLETVMEKTLPGMVMKAGPASQLA, from the coding sequence ATGATTCATTTATGCGAAGTCGGGGCAAGAGATGGTCTTCAAAATGAAAAAAAGCACGTAGCCACAGAAGATAAGGTTGCACTCATTGAGCAGCTTATGGACGCAGGTGTCAAAAAATTCGAAACAGCATCCTTTGTAAATCCGAAAGTCGTCCCGCAAATGGCAGACGCCGAGGCAGTGATGGCAGCACTTCCGGATAGGGATGACATTACGTATGCCGGCCTCGTGCTCAGCCGTTCCGGCTTGGAGCGCGCACTCGCTACCAAGGTCGATCGTTTGCATATCACGGCGGCCACAAGTGATACCTTTAATCAGAAAAACGTCCGGCGCACGGTTTCAGAAAGCGTGGAGGAACTGTCGGATGTGGTTGAAGATGCCAGTGCCGCGGGACGCCCTTCAGCCGCGATCCTTTCTACCGTTTTCGGGTGCCCTTATGAAGGGGAGGTTGCCCGCGATCGAGTTTTCCGTGCCGCGGAAGCGTTCCTGGGTGCCGGGGTACAAGAAATCGTACTTGCTGATACGACCGGCATGGCAAATCCCGTTCAAGTGAAGGAAACGGTAACGGAATTTAAAAAGTATTTCGGGGATGAAGTTCCTTTAGGCCTCCATTTTCATAACACACGCGGGCTCGGCCTTGCCAATGTAGCTGCCGGTTATGAAGCCGGTGTGCGCATGTTCGACGCGGCGCTCGGCGGACTCGGTGGCTGCCCCTTCGCCCCGAATGCCGTTGGAAACGTGGCAAGCGAAGATATGATTCATATGTTCCAAGAAATGGAGATAGAAACCGGCATCGACCTCGAAGTGATGCTCAGCACATCCAAATGGTTAGAAACCGTTATGGAGAAAACACTCCCGGGCATGGTAATGAAAGCAGGACCAGCATCCCAATTGGCATGA
- the dhaM gene encoding dihydroxyacetone kinase phosphoryl donor subunit DhaM, with product MMAENRVAILLISHVEALAEGARELLQQANPDVGIYACGGLDGGEMGTSVDRIEAVVNEIDPEDAILIFYDIGSAKMNAEMVQEMHEERKMAICNAPLIEGGTWRQ from the coding sequence ATGATGGCAGAGAATCGCGTCGCAATTCTTTTAATCTCGCACGTAGAGGCATTGGCGGAAGGTGCCCGGGAACTGCTTCAGCAAGCGAATCCGGATGTAGGCATTTATGCTTGCGGAGGACTTGATGGTGGCGAAATGGGCACAAGTGTTGACCGTATTGAAGCAGTCGTAAACGAAATTGATCCGGAAGACGCTATTCTTATTTTTTATGACATCGGAAGTGCGAAAATGAATGCGGAAATGGTGCAGGAAATGCACGAAGAACGAAAAATGGCGATTTGCAATGCTCCGCTCATCGAAGGGGGTACGTGGCGACAGTGA